One segment of Bacillus alkalisoli DNA contains the following:
- a CDS encoding rhodanese-like domain-containing protein — MSNIPEITTEDLKKKLETGEDVLLVDVREDEEVEMGMIPNAKHIKMGDIPANLDKLDKEKEYVFICRSGRRSENVCAYLQDQGYKVRNMVGGMLEWEGEVK, encoded by the coding sequence ATGTCAAATATTCCTGAAATTACAACAGAAGATTTAAAAAAGAAGTTAGAAACGGGAGAAGATGTTCTTCTTGTAGACGTTCGTGAAGATGAAGAAGTAGAAATGGGAATGATTCCAAACGCAAAGCACATTAAAATGGGAGATATTCCAGCAAACCTTGATAAGTTAGACAAAGAAAAAGAATATGTTTTCATCTGTCGTTCTGGAAGACGAAGTGAAAATGTTTGTGCATACTTACAAGATCAAGGTTATAAAGTACGTAACATGGTCGGCGGTATGCTAGAGTGGGAAGGCGAAGTCAAGTAA
- a CDS encoding sporulation protein Cse60, giving the protein MIQIKVFDEEHEKDLEEKVNYFLRGIADRDLVDIKYQISCIGEENDQIYCFSAMVIYRA; this is encoded by the coding sequence ATGATTCAAATAAAAGTATTTGATGAAGAACATGAAAAAGACTTAGAAGAGAAAGTGAATTATTTTTTACGTGGCATTGCAGATAGAGATCTAGTAGACATAAAATATCAAATTAGTTGTATAGGGGAAGAAAACGATCAAATATATTGCTTTTCCGCAATGGTCATATATAGAGCGTGA
- a CDS encoding BaiN/RdsA family NAD(P)/FAD-dependent oxidoreductase — MKYDVVIIGGGPSGLMAAIAAAEQKVKVLLIDKGNKLGRKLAISGGGRCNVTNRLPVEEIIKHIPGNGRFLYSAFSEFSNEDIIRFFEGLGIELKEEDHGRMFPVTDKAQSVVDALISLLKKLKVDIRTNTPVKTVDYKDGMVDSVLLKDGERILTSAVVIAVGGASVPHTGSTGDGYAWAEKAGHTITELFPTEVPLTSSEPFIKAKELQGLSLRDVALSVLNPKGKIVKTHQMDMIFTHFGISGPAVLRCSQYVVKTMKKFNVNKVTVSLDVLPYQNEENVFQEVNKRLKEDAKKAVKNSLKGLVPERYLLFLLEQSEIDAQALGSTVSQEKMREFSKACKQFQFFVNGTLPLEKAFVTGGGVSVKEIHPKEMSSKLTEGLYFCGEILDIHGYTGGYNITSALVTGRLAGLNAGKKAASLRSYY; from the coding sequence ATGAAATATGATGTAGTAATAATTGGTGGAGGTCCATCCGGCTTAATGGCTGCTATTGCAGCTGCAGAGCAAAAAGTAAAAGTGTTATTAATTGATAAAGGAAATAAACTCGGAAGAAAGCTTGCGATTTCTGGTGGAGGTAGATGCAATGTAACAAATAGACTTCCAGTAGAAGAGATTATAAAGCACATTCCAGGTAACGGCAGATTTTTATATAGTGCTTTTTCTGAATTTAGTAACGAAGATATAATTCGATTCTTTGAAGGGCTTGGAATTGAGTTAAAAGAAGAAGACCATGGTAGAATGTTTCCCGTTACAGACAAGGCTCAAAGTGTAGTCGATGCGTTAATTTCTTTATTAAAAAAATTAAAAGTAGACATTCGTACTAATACTCCAGTAAAAACGGTAGATTACAAAGACGGTATGGTGGACAGTGTTTTATTAAAAGATGGTGAACGGATTTTAACATCAGCTGTCGTTATTGCAGTTGGAGGTGCTTCTGTTCCACACACTGGTTCAACCGGGGACGGTTATGCTTGGGCTGAAAAAGCTGGTCATACAATAACAGAACTATTTCCTACCGAAGTCCCTCTAACTTCAAGTGAGCCGTTTATTAAAGCAAAAGAGCTACAAGGGCTTTCTTTGCGAGACGTGGCCTTAAGCGTTTTAAACCCTAAAGGAAAAATAGTCAAAACACATCAAATGGATATGATATTCACACATTTTGGGATATCAGGTCCCGCTGTTTTAAGGTGTAGTCAATATGTAGTGAAAACGATGAAAAAATTCAATGTTAATAAAGTCACAGTAAGTTTAGATGTATTACCATACCAAAATGAAGAAAACGTTTTTCAAGAAGTGAACAAACGTTTAAAAGAAGATGCTAAAAAAGCCGTGAAAAATAGTTTAAAAGGGCTTGTGCCAGAAAGATATTTACTGTTTTTATTAGAACAAAGCGAGATTGATGCCCAGGCTCTTGGTTCAACTGTTTCTCAAGAAAAAATGAGAGAGTTCTCTAAGGCATGTAAACAGTTTCAATTCTTTGTAAATGGAACTCTTCCATTAGAAAAAGCGTTCGTTACAGGTGGTGGTGTTTCTGTCAAAGAAATTCATCCTAAAGAAATGTCTTCTAAATTAACCGAAGGGCTATATTTCTGTGGTGAGATATTGGATATCCACGGTTATACAGGTGGATACAATATAACGTCTGCATTAGTTACAGGTAGACTTGCAGGCTTGAACGCCGGTAAAAAGGCGGCCAGCCTACGAAGTTACTACTGA
- a CDS encoding putative polysaccharide biosynthesis protein, with amino-acid sequence MSTSKILRGTFILTMGTMLSRALGLLYIIPFYNLVKEDGGALYTYAYILYSVALSISTLGLPLAVSKFVAKYNALEEYKVGRKLFSSGLIIMGAMGVISFLGLFLLAPQLAPLIIKDVEDSANSIEDVVYVIRMVSFALLLVPIMSMIRGFFQGHESMGPTALSQVVEQIVRIAFLLGGAYVVLHLLDGDIQTAVGMATFAAFVGALAGLAILVWYWIKRRAYLDALLEKDKGTVNLSIKSMYKELLLYAGPFVFVGLALPLYQLVDMFTFNHAMAQIGLTKVSEEAFGMINTYGQKLVIIPVTLATSFALTLIPAITKSYQLDDQQVLQKQISKTLQILLFLTVPACVGLSVLGGPAYAAFFDYRELGGYLLSWFAPVAIPLAVFTVTASILQGINKQKHTVYSLIIGLSLKLSLNYVFILWFNAEGSIIATGIGYSASCAYNLWVIKKYANFDYSFVARRFLLMAIFNMAMLLTVLLTSSLIQGVIPYSEGRMYAILFLLICATVGAGVYLYLSYKSTLLYYLLGDRIRFLRKQKEVS; translated from the coding sequence ATGTCAACATCGAAAATTTTAAGAGGTACGTTTATCCTAACGATGGGAACAATGCTTTCTCGTGCGTTAGGATTATTATACATTATTCCATTTTACAATTTAGTAAAAGAGGATGGAGGAGCATTATATACATACGCGTATATTCTTTATTCCGTAGCATTAAGTATATCAACTCTTGGTCTTCCTTTAGCGGTTTCTAAATTTGTTGCGAAATATAATGCTTTAGAGGAGTATAAGGTTGGTAGAAAACTATTTTCATCTGGTTTAATTATAATGGGAGCTATGGGTGTAATATCCTTTTTAGGGTTATTCTTATTAGCGCCACAGCTAGCACCGTTAATTATTAAAGACGTTGAAGATTCCGCTAATTCCATTGAAGATGTAGTTTATGTCATACGAATGGTCAGTTTTGCTTTATTACTCGTTCCGATTATGAGTATGATACGAGGATTTTTCCAAGGACATGAGTCGATGGGACCAACTGCATTATCTCAAGTTGTGGAACAAATTGTCCGTATTGCGTTTCTATTAGGTGGAGCGTATGTTGTTCTTCATTTACTTGATGGAGATATACAAACGGCAGTAGGAATGGCTACATTTGCTGCCTTCGTAGGAGCTTTAGCAGGTTTAGCTATTCTCGTGTGGTATTGGATAAAAAGAAGGGCGTATTTGGATGCATTATTAGAAAAGGATAAAGGTACCGTTAATTTATCGATTAAATCGATGTATAAAGAGCTTCTATTGTACGCTGGGCCATTTGTGTTTGTTGGACTAGCGCTACCACTATATCAATTGGTAGATATGTTTACTTTTAACCATGCAATGGCTCAAATAGGTTTAACAAAAGTTTCAGAAGAAGCTTTTGGCATGATAAATACGTATGGGCAAAAATTAGTCATTATCCCGGTAACGTTAGCAACATCGTTCGCATTAACTTTAATACCGGCGATAACGAAGTCATATCAACTTGATGACCAACAAGTATTACAAAAGCAAATAAGTAAAACGTTGCAGATTCTTTTATTCTTAACAGTACCAGCATGTGTTGGCTTATCTGTTTTAGGTGGCCCTGCATATGCAGCATTTTTTGATTATAGAGAGCTTGGTGGCTATTTACTTTCATGGTTTGCGCCAGTGGCTATTCCCTTGGCTGTCTTTACAGTTACAGCTTCTATTTTACAAGGCATTAACAAGCAGAAACATACTGTTTACAGCTTAATTATTGGGTTATCATTAAAGCTTAGTTTGAATTATGTATTCATTCTTTGGTTTAATGCAGAAGGTTCAATTATAGCAACAGGGATCGGTTATTCAGCAAGTTGTGCTTATAATTTATGGGTCATTAAAAAATACGCTAATTTTGATTACTCATTTGTAGCAAGAAGATTTTTATTGATGGCAATCTTTAATATGGCAATGCTATTAACAGTGTTACTAACTAGTTCACTAATTCAGGGAGTTATCCCTTATAGTGAAGGAAGAATGTACGCCATTTTGTTCTTACTAATTTGTGCGACAGTTGGCGCAGGAGTTTACTTGTATTTGAGTTACAAATCAACACTACTTTACTATTTACTTGGTGATCGAATTCGCTTTTTAAGAAAGCAAAAAGAGGTCTCGTAA
- a CDS encoding DUF3450 domain-containing protein produces the protein MHYRQQVGTSFIPIPGAGGIGIGFSGGPGGGPGFPGPGGGLADINRRLNRLERQNQQLERQVNNLTRRVTRLERQLGFGSSPY, from the coding sequence ATGCATTATCGTCAACAAGTTGGAACTTCATTTATTCCTATCCCAGGTGCTGGTGGCATCGGAATAGGATTTTCAGGTGGACCTGGAGGAGGACCTGGTTTTCCTGGACCTGGTGGTGGCTTAGCTGACATAAACCGTCGTTTAAACAGATTAGAACGTCAGAACCAACAGTTAGAGCGCCAAGTTAATAACTTAACACGTAGAGTAACTCGTTTAGAAAGACAATTAGGTTTTGGTTCATCACCTTATTAA
- a CDS encoding pseudouridine synthase — MRMDKLLANSGYGTRKEVKKLLKSGVVKVDGKVEKDAKKHVEPDTQNVEVHGEIVEYKEFIYLMMNKPPGILSATEDRSQQTVVDILEEKDQLFSPFPVGRLDKDTEGLLLLTNDGQLSHSLLSPKKHVPKTYYAVILGEVTNEDIIAFKNGVTLDDGYLTMPADLTILSSGNQSEIELVIKEGKFHQVKRMFESVGKKVTYLKRIQMGDLPLDETLELGEYRELTDEEVEVLRNSNL; from the coding sequence GTGAGAATGGACAAATTATTAGCCAATAGTGGTTATGGAACGCGAAAAGAAGTGAAGAAATTATTAAAAAGTGGCGTCGTTAAGGTTGACGGAAAAGTAGAAAAAGATGCGAAAAAACACGTTGAACCGGACACACAAAATGTAGAGGTTCATGGTGAGATTGTTGAGTATAAAGAATTTATCTATCTAATGATGAACAAACCTCCAGGAATATTATCTGCAACAGAGGACCGATCGCAACAAACGGTTGTCGATATTTTAGAAGAGAAAGATCAATTATTTTCGCCTTTTCCAGTAGGTAGACTTGATAAAGATACAGAAGGACTTTTACTATTAACAAATGATGGTCAACTTTCTCACTCGTTATTGTCACCTAAAAAGCATGTTCCTAAAACTTATTATGCAGTTATACTAGGCGAAGTAACGAATGAAGATATTATAGCTTTTAAAAATGGTGTTACGTTAGATGACGGATACCTAACAATGCCTGCAGACTTAACTATTTTATCTTCAGGGAATCAATCGGAAATAGAATTAGTAATAAAAGAAGGTAAGTTCCATCAAGTAAAAAGAATGTTTGAATCAGTTGGGAAAAAGGTTACTTACTTAAAACGTATACAAATGGGAGATTTACCGTTAGATGAAACGTTAGAGTTAGGCGAATATAGAGAGCTAACAGACGAGGAAGTAGAAGTATTAAGAAATAGCAATTTATAA
- a CDS encoding biotin transporter BioY — translation MSKEQLKLRTMIIVALFAAITGVLAQLSIPLPFSPVPITGQTLAIGLAATILGARYGTYAIILYLLIGAAGVPVFAQMKAGLSIIVGPTGGYLVAFIPTALFIGWYLQKTSFTFIQALIANTIAIFIPLTIGTAWLAYSYQLSLGAAMTAGFTPFLIGGVIKAVLAAWIGILVRERLISANLLFTNKNAEQPVKKVA, via the coding sequence AAATTAAGAACAATGATTATCGTTGCATTGTTCGCAGCAATCACTGGGGTATTAGCACAATTATCAATTCCATTGCCATTCTCACCTGTACCAATTACAGGCCAAACGCTAGCAATCGGATTAGCAGCAACTATTCTCGGGGCACGTTATGGCACTTATGCTATTATTTTATATTTATTAATCGGTGCCGCAGGAGTACCTGTTTTTGCACAAATGAAAGCAGGACTTTCTATCATTGTTGGACCAACTGGAGGATATTTAGTTGCATTTATTCCAACAGCATTGTTTATTGGATGGTACTTACAAAAAACATCTTTTACATTTATTCAAGCTTTAATTGCAAATACGATCGCTATATTTATTCCATTAACAATTGGAACAGCTTGGTTAGCTTATTCTTACCAATTAAGCCTAGGTGCTGCGATGACAGCTGGTTTTACTCCGTTTTTAATCGGTGGTGTCATTAAAGCTGTGTTAGCAGCATGGATCGGAATTTTAGTACGTGAAAGATTAATATCTGCTAATCTTTTATTTACAAATAAAAACGCAGAGCAACCAGTAAAAAAAGTTGCCTAA